TCCTATATTGGAGTTAATTGATTGAGATTATAAGAATTTAAAGGTTTCTCAATGGATGACCCAAAACAAAAACATCTATCTATATgggttattacataatcataactaTTTATCCGAAATAATAATTAATAGAAGACAAAAAACTAAGAGACATCGACTTTTATAGACATGTCGGAAGAAGAAGATATGGCCATGATTTTCTGGCTGTTCATGATATATCTTACAAAATCATTCTAAAAACCAGTTAGACAGACGGTATATATCTTGCATGGTGAAATGTCGAATGTAAGAATAATGGATGCAATGGCGCTGTAAACCTTTCAAGGAACCAGTCTTTTATTTTTACTCATCATGCGAGAGACATATTCTTTTCAATAATCGAAAGCAAAAATAGACTAAAAACATCATCTAAGATTGCAAGGAAGATTTAACACATAACATCAGAGTTGAAGGGAGTTAGAGCGCAGGGAGGATCCGATGCATACTTGAACTTGATTTTGTCATTGTGGAAAAGTGGTTCACCACTATTAAGGTAACAAAGATTAAGAGATAATTCACGACCGTATCCGATTACGCCTTTATCGAAGATGCCACGGCCTAGAGATTCAGTGATTTTGAACCCAGGACAATGAATCAGAACTTCTGACTGAGGACATTTACAGTCATTGGTTATTGACACCTCGTACTCAGTTTGTCCATGAACTTTAAACCCCGTAGGCCTCTGCGAAATCTTTATATTATGAATTCCACAATCACAAGATCCTATTTTTCGACCCGAATCACAAAATCCTGTCACATAGAAAAACTCACACTTAATACTCGAAAAAACATTATAAAACAAAAACTTGGAATCTGTTAGTACCTCCTCCGATAAGACTTAAAATGAGAACCGCAGCAGCGAAGGTGTTAAGGGAAGCAGCCATTGTAGATACAGGCCTTTCGCTCTTGAAACAAAACTATATATAATGCTCAAAAACTTCAATCTTGCATCCTGATATATGGTCTTAGAAATAAAACTTAAATATGGTAATGATCACTGGTGTAACCTCATATACCAATGTGTTTCTACAGTGTCTACTTCTATCTTGCTAAATGGATGTCGTGGTGAAGTGTATTACCCAACAAGGGGTCTCAGACAGGGACACCCTTTGTCTCCATATTTGTTCATAATATGTATGGATATTTTATCTAAAATGCTTATTGATGCAGAGAGGAAAAATGACATCCAAGGTATAAAAGTCACTAAAAACAGTCCTTCAGTtagtcatttgttttttttttttgatgattgtcTTGTGCTCACCAGGGCTAATGTTAAGGGAGCTAGGAACTTAGAAGCTATGCTTGATAAATTCAGTAAGTTTTCTGGACAGGTTATAAACTTTCATAAGTCAGGAATAGCTGTTAGTCCCAAAACTGAACTTagaaaaaaaatcagatactTTCTATCCTTAAGATTAAAAACTTAGGATTAGATGATAAGTATCTAGGAGTTCCGTTGTTATTGCAGAAGAACAAAATGGAATCTTTCAAGCACTTAGGAGAATCTTATGAAAAAGATTAGACACTTGGAAGGGTAAATACATAAATCAACCAGGAAGAACTGTACTTATAAAGTCTACCTTAGGTACATTAGCTTCACACCACTTATCTGTTTTTCCCATGCCCAAAAAGATGACCAATAGGTTAGATtctattcaaagaaaaaaaaattggtacaaGAAAGGTGCTGGTAGGGAGGAAACTTATTGGGTTGGGATAATGTTTCTAAGCCCATTGAACTTGGTGGTCTCAATATTAGAAAAACATAGTACCTTAACACTGCTTTGTTGGCTAAATTGGCTTGGAGGATGTTAACTAAACCAGATGCTTTATGGGTCCAAATTTTGTGTCATAAGTATTTTCCTGATTGTAATCCTCTCCATGTTGTTAGGACTGAGTCTGTTTCTTGGGTGTGGAAAGACATTTGTAGGGGTCTTGAACTTATTAGGAAACGCTACTGTTGGGAAGTAGGGGATGGTTCTCACATAGAAATTTGGAAGGACAAATGGGTGCCAAATAGGGAAAATTTACTGCCTAGTAACTTATCTTCTAATGGCATAAAAATGTTAACCAATTACTTGTGCAAGGAACATGACAAAGGAAGGTAGACACCTTGAACTGTCTTTTTGATAATGAAACTGTCACTGATATCTGTAGAATAAGAGTTTCACAATTTGGTAAAGATACCCTAAGGTGGAAACCTACTCAGAATGGACAGTTTATTGTCAAATCTGCTTATAACTGTATTTTACATGATATGAATGTGTCTGGTAATAATATTTTCCCTTGAAAAGCCCTTTGGAGACTTAATCTCCCTCAAAAAGTAAGACACCTCTTATGGAAATGTCTTAATGATTGTGTCCTGTGAGAAGTAAGATTGGCAGGTACATGCCATCAATTCCTAGTGAATCTCCCTTTTGTCATCATGATATTGTGGCTTGCTCTAGATGCTAATATTGCAGGAGATATTGCTAATACTAGCCTGCAGGATTGGATTGCTAGCTGGTTTCAAAGCACTAATACTTTAAGCCCTGAACAAGATAATTATGTCCAATTTGTCAGCTTTGCAATCTGGCAGATTTGGAAGCTGAGATGCACTGTGGTCTTTGATAATGGTACAGTGCAGGCAGCTAATTTGGTGGCTCAAGTTAATAAAGAGTTAACTGAATGGAATTCTCTCCCTATTACAAGGAGAAGTAATACAGTTAGGCAGAGTAGAACTGTGATACCCTGGCATTTACCAGAAACTAGCTATCACAAGATAAACTTTGATGGTGCTTTTATGAAAGAAACTAACATATGGGTACTGTACTGACAATGTTTCTTAATACAGGGAAATGCAGAGGCGCTCAATCAATTTCAGGCTTAGCACAGGATGAGGAGGAAGCTGAGGCTTTAGCAACACTGGAAGGAATCAAGTGGGCAAAAGCTTCAACCGTGGAAAAACTGTATTTGGAGGGCGACTGTCTAAATGTAGTGGATGCAATAAATGGAAGTGTAGGCAAGGTAAAATAgactaataataataaatgtaATCTTACATTAaaattatttcaattaaatttctttcttattaaaaaataaaataaaataaaaagaaatagataGATTAATTGGGCTGAGGAAAGCTCCAAGGCAACACCTTTGGGACGATGAACTATATTATCTAAATCGAAGAAGATACGTTTTCCAGGATGACTAGCCATTAGCAAAGGAGATCAGAGGGATAAAATAAATAGACCGGAAAAAATGGCAATTTTCATGTTGGATTCCACAAGATGGTATACATCTAATTATTGGTAAGTTAGTTCGGATTACAGgtataaagaattaattaaatttttaattaattaatccATATTTACTTGACTCGGTTGGCGAGTCTTTATTTGCATTTAAATTCTGTCTGGGTATAACGATCGATTTGGAACGTAGCTGAATAAAACCTTTCGGACGGCTAACCATTTATTGTACTCATACCAAAACTACGACGAGCTTTCAAGAAATGGAGGagggaaaagaaaaacaaagaatataatagactttgaGCAAAACGGAATTGACTTGCAACATCTTGCCTTTTGTAGCTGCTACTATGGCCAGAATGAAATGAAGCTAAGACTTCAAATAGACAACTGCCTATCAAATGACATCGGTACATGTACATGCAATAAAAACGTTATGGAGCAAAGATTGATTTACTTTTAGCAGCTCTGAGTTTCGGTTAGTTTGAATGCATGCGGAAAATTCCTATATTGGAGTTAATTGATTGAGATTATAAGAATTTCAAGGTTTCTCAATGGATGACCCAAAACAAAAACATCTATTTATATgggttattacataatcataactaTTTATCCAAaagaataattaaaagaagacAAAAGACTAAGAGACATCGACTTTTATAGACATGTAGGAAGAAGATATGGCCATGATTTTCTGGCTGTTCATGATATATCTTACAAAATCATTCTAAAAACCAATTAGACAGACGGTATATATCTTGCATGGTAAAATGTCGAATGTAAGTCGAGTGTAAGAATAATGGATGATGGCGCTGTAAACCTTTCAAGGAACCAATCTTTTATTTTTACTCATCATGCGAGAGACATATTCTTTTCAATAATCGAAAGCAAAAATAGACTAAAAACATCATCTAAGATTGCAAGGAAGATTTAACACATAACATCAGAGTTGAAGGGAGTTAGAGCGCAGGGAGGATCGGATGCATACTTGAACTTGATTTTGTCATTGTGGAAAAGTGGTTCACCACTATTAAGGTAACAAAGATTAAGAGATAATTCACGACCGTATCCGATTACGCCTTTATCGAAGATGCCACGGCCTAGAGATTCAGTGCTTTTGAACCCAGGACAATGAATCAGAACTTCTGACTGAGGACATTTACAGTCATTGGTTATTGTCACCTCGTACTCAGTTTGTCCATGAACTTTAAACCCCGTAGGCCTCTGCGAAATCTTTATATTATGAATTCCACAATCACAAGATCCTATTTTTCGACACGAATCACAAAATCCTGTCACAGAGAAAAAATCACACTTAATACTCGAAAAAACATTATAAAACAAAAACTTGGAATCTGTTAGTACCTCCTCCGATAAGACTTAATATGATAACCGCAGCAGCGAAGGTGTTAAGGGAAGCAGCCATTGTAGATACAGGCCTTTCGCTCTTGAAACAAAACTATATATGATGCTCAAAAACTTCAATCTTGTATCCTAATATATGGTcttataaataaaattaaatatggAAATGATATTATCCTACTTTATgaaatatattaattctttttttccttatttttcagacaaaaatattgaattttaataTCTTACGACATAATAACAGCTTTGCTTAAAAATCTTATAGCAACATAGGAAAGTTTACTGTCCAAAGTCGAAGCCTTGTAACTCTATGACAGGTTATTTAAGTCAGAGCATGCATTTGGTTTGCTGTTGCATGTTGCTGATCAACTCAGGCCTTGTACCATGAGCAGCAGCAGCTCATTTAGTCAATAGTAAATCAAAGCATAAAACCATATGCATTAATACGAAGATAAGCAAACAACAGCAAAAGTTTAAAATGATATCACTCAGTATAAATACAACCGATCGAAGCATAAATACTTATCTTGCGTTGCAGCTTAATTAATTATCCATATATTTGTCAATAAAGAATGTAAAATTTACTTTTCAAATTATCTTGCCATCTACTTTTCAAATTTATATGCACGAGAGCATATGATAAAGAATGTCAAAGATGCAGAGAACTGGGCGGACGGACATGTTGATTATACATAGAAGAATCCTCAGAGATCCTGATAATATAACTTGCACCGAAAAATCAAAGCTGTTGATGTTGCCATAGCAATTCTGCCCCGGCTACTATGTGGTCGGGCCAGTGCAATTGACACGTCCTCTCGGGCTCGGCACTCATAAAAATGCATATACAAGGCCGTTGTGGCATTGCcggaaaaatgaaataaaataaaaaggtgCATTTCGTCTAAAGGGAAGAAGATCGTGAAGTTGACCGGACTAGACCAGAGAGCAGAATAGGATTAAGGATTGGATGGATATTCAGAAACTGCTTAATTCGAAATTCCCATTTCTCTGGGTCCTCCTCCTCAAAAACTTCATCTTTTCACCCTCTTCTCCGTTTCTCTGCAAGTAAGTAGTAATCTCTTTTCGATTTTTAGAAGcgaaatcagtgtgtgtttattgaTATAGTCAGTTTATAATGACATTCTACTGGTAATTTGTTAATTCCATGAGATAGCAAGTGAAAGAACAACAATGTCTGAATTTTAAATGTGCGTTCAAAGTATTTGTTAATTTGTCCCGCTGGGCAAACTTGTTTTTGTCATGTGGGTATTTATTGCATGTCTCACTTTGTTTGTTTGATGTTGTGATATCGGGATTCTTGTAAGCCTCATAGTCCCAACATAAATAAGATAACTAGGTTGTTCTTGTTGTGACAGAACCGAAGAATAATAATACTATAAGGTGTGCAGTGAAGTCTTATAGGTTGTCAGAGTTGTCAAAGACTGAGGTTGATAGCCTTAAGGCTCGCCCTCGTATTGATTTCTCTTTCATTTTTAGTACTGTGAGGTTCAATGTTTTGCTTTAACTTCCTTAAGTTTAATGTGTGACTGTGTGTGATATATTATATAACTCATTGTTTTGTACTGGATCAAGTCCAGCCCATTGTTGATGATGTACGCATTAGAGGCGAGGCTGCAGTTACAGAACTGGTGCTTCTTTGATTCTTCATTATATTGTGTCCATCTCTCTCATTTGTGAAGGCTAATTgctatttcctttttcttttcttaagcTGGAGTCTACCATATGTTTAATCAGGATTTTATCTGGCTGTTTGTTCATTTTGAAGTTATACCATGAGGTTTGACAAAGTTTCCCTGGAAAAATCATTGAACGAGTTGCTGATCTTTCTCATCCTCAGGTAGGCCAAGTATCTATTTTAGATTGACGTTTGTGAGTAAATAAGTGTAGTGTCAGCGTTTTACTTTATCTATGTACTATGACTGTGGTTAAGCATTTCCTTTTGGTTTGGGCGCAGCTTGATCCAGCTGTCAAAGAGGCATTTGATGTTGCGTATGATAACATTTATGCATTTCATTTTGCTCCAAAGGCTCCCCTGCGAAAGTTGAAAACGTGAAAGTAAGTAAAATATCACTCCGTTCCTTTTGTTTTTCTGGTCCACAATTTTCAGTATTATCGGGAATCAAATAGTTGTATTTCAAACAAATGGGGACTATGGAATGGAAGAATGCTGATGGGTTTTGTTCTAAAGTTCACAAGCCCTTATCCCTTTTTATCTCCTTGTAGGTTTTCTCTTTAGCTAGAATTGGAATAGTTTAGTTTACGATCCATAGAACCCTGAAGACCCCCGTTCATTTATCGCTTAATTTTTGGATGTTCTCCTGGGGAGACCTCAACCTTAACCCATTCAAAAACTGCAGTCCCGACAAGAAGTAGTAAGAAAGTCGACAGTGAAATGGACATTTCTTTCACTTTTTCTTGAATGTAGCTCATATCACTAGTTTGACCCCTTTATTAGTGCGTTACTTCTGTGGCTCTTTATTTTCCTGGGGAAGTGCAGGTCTTCCTTCAACAGCACTCATGCTTGCAGTGATAATTTTTCTAACTTCCTGTTAACTGTTAAATTCCATATTCAGTGACTTAAAATTTGTTGTATGGATTTTCaacatgtaaagagtcatttgatGTCGCGTACGACAACatttatgcatttaaaaacacaaccctgcttaacttattatgcatttaaccaCACATGCCTCTTTCTCAGGCATCTGCATAAACCATTATGCACATCTTTTACCATGCATAATCTATCATGCACTACTAGTTAATACTACATAAACAAACAGTTGACTGCATAACATATTCTGCATATTTTTTAAGAAGGCACAATCTGTTATGCATTTGTTTCTTTAACAAGCATAATGTATTTTACATACAAACAAGCAGGTAAATGATAAGAGAAGTTTATTAACTGATGCAAAACAGGAACAAGAAGGAATTCAACGCACCTTGTTTATAGACAACACATTGCTTattagattcttcttcttcttcctcttcactcTCGGATCTTTCGATttgcttcttcttcatccttttcaGGTCTTTTGATTGTTTGGGTTAatgtctttttattttcttctgatGATCAACAGCTTGCCTCACTGAAACAGGACAAATCATATTGAAACAAATCAATGACAC
This is a stretch of genomic DNA from Papaver somniferum cultivar HN1 chromosome 1, ASM357369v1, whole genome shotgun sequence. It encodes these proteins:
- the LOC113358693 gene encoding uncharacterized protein LOC113358693, yielding MAASLNTFAAAVIILSLIGGGFCDSCRKIGSCDCGIHNIKISQRPTGFKVHGQTEYEVTITNDCKCPQSEVLIHCPGFKSTESLGRGIFDKGVIGYGRELSLNLCYLNSGEPLFHNDKIKFKYASDPPCALTPFNSDVMC